Within the Iodidimonas sp. SYSU 1G8 genome, the region AGATGCGCTGGTCGAGATCGCCCGCCGCCACGGCCAGCATGCCTTGGCGAAGACGTTTCATCGGCCGCGCCAGAAGGCCGCCGAACACGTACAGCATGATCACGACGGCCAGCACGGTCACGACGCCCAGCGCCGCCATCAGGCCCTTGGCGATGTTCATCACCTGGTCCATGCCGTCCTTGGACAGGCCCAGATAGATCCGGCCGACTTCCTTGTTCTGGAACATGATCGGCGTGTCGAAGTTGAGCACGCTCGAGCCGTCCGGCAGGTCGATCGACGATGATTCCACGTCCGGCGCCAGCTTCAACACCTCGATATTGGCCGGACGGACATAGGGCTTGCCCGCCAGCGAAGTGTCGGTCGCCGCGCGGATGGTGCCCGTGTGGTCGGCGACGATCAGGTACTTGAAGGTATCGCGTTCGCTGGCGTCCTGAACGAAGGTCTCCAGCCGTATCCAGTCCTCGCTGAGCACCGGAATGGCCGATTCCGTGGAGATGAACTTGGCGAGGGACGAGCCGGCGTCCAGTTCCTGCGCCTGGATTGCGTCGCTGAGAAAGTGAAACACCGTGAACATCGCCGCCAGCATGACGCCGCCGATGATGGCGCCCATGCCCGCGGCCCATTTCACCTTCAGCGGGACATACTTGTTGGCCGCCGCCTCCTGTTCCTGCTCGAGCAGGACGCCGAGTTCGCGCGACAGCGCCTCGGCCAGTTCCGCGCCGGTCTGATAGCGCTTCTCGGGCTTCTTGCTCAGCAGCTTGGTCACGATGCGCTGCAGGCCGACCGGCAGATCCGGCGCCGTCTTGCGGATCGGTTCGGGATCCTGCTGGGTGATCTGAAGCAGCAGCGACGTCATCGTGCTGGCGTTGAACGCCTTCGCGCCGGTGAACAGCTCATAGAGGATGACCCCGACCGAGAACAGATCGGAGCGGCCGTCCACATTGTCGCCCATGGCCTGCTCGGGTGACATGTAACGGGGCGTTCCCATCACCGTGCCCGCATGGGTCTTGCCCATCTCGTCGGCGCCGTCGCGGCGCGCGATGCCGAAATCGGCCACCTTGATGGTCTCGCTGTTGCGCATGAACAGGATGTTGGCCGGCTTGATGTCCCGGTGGACGATGCCCAGGCGGTGAGCGTAATCGAGCGCCTGCGCCAGCTGGATACCGATGGACACCACACGCTTGAGCGGGATTTTCTCGTTCTTGTCGAGCAGATCGCTCAGGGTCTGCTCTTCGAGGAACTCCATGGTGATGTACGGTTTACGCCCGGCGCGGCCGACATCGAAGATGGTGACGATATTCGGGTGGGAAATGGCACCCGCCGCCCGCGCCTCGCGCAGGAAGCGGTTCATGTAGTCTTCGTCGATGCAGAGTTCGTCCTTCAGGACCTTGATCGCGACCGTACGATCAATCTCGGGGTCATATGCCTTGTAGACATCGGCCATCGCCCCTTCACCGATGAGTCCATCGACCAGATAGCGCCCTATCGATGTGCCTTCCATACCCTTAGCGGCCATGTCAGCCTCCCGCCCCTTTCCCCGACTCGCATCCCCGCCCACGATTATCGGATCGGGCAACTCTAGTGCAGACCCATGAGATCAGCAAAGATTCTGCGTTGCAGCAAGCATTCATGCGCCGCGGTCCGCTGCTGCCCGCGGCACCGCATCCGATCATTCGGCGTCCTTGGGCGGCGGCACGCTCCGGCCCGCGAAAACGGGGGCGAGAATGCCGTGCTCGGAGCCGGGAATCACGGCCGCGCCCACCGTCCGGGCATAGAAGTCGGCGGGACCGACACCGCCGATGATGGCATAGGCATATCCTTGGGCGCGCTGCGCATGCAGCACGGACAGCAGCAGCGCCCTGCCTATTCCACCGTCTCGCGACGAATCGCCCACGCCCATCGGCCCGAAGAAGTTGCGACAGGTGGTATCATAACACGCGAATCCCAGAACTTCCCGGTCCTTCACGGCGATATGGCACGCGACGGGAAGCCGCGAAAACGCCGCCTCGGCTTCGCCCAGCCAGCCCGGAAAAACCGCGGCCACCCAGGCCAGCACACCGGCCTTCTCGAGCGCCAGGGCCGGGCGGATGTCGATGTCACGCGCCGTCATCCCCCGGAGCACGGGCTCCAGCTCGGGCAGGTCATAGAGGCGGGCGATCATGTCGGGCATGGCGGTAAGAGCCTACTCCATCATCGGCGCGCCGTACTGTCTACAAGGGAGGCCGTCATCTTGTGTTGGAGTCGCTTCCCGGGCGCGCCATAGTGCCTCAACGTCAGGGAGGAAATTTCATGGAACTGGGACTGAAAGACAAGGTGGTGTTCATCGCCGGCGCCTCGCGCGGCATCGGCAGGGCCATGGCGGAAGCCTTCGCGCGCGAGGGCGCCCGGGTCGCCATCACCGGCAGGACCGAGGACTCGCTGGAGGAAGCGCGGGCGGCGCTCTCCGCGAACATCGGCAAGGACAGCGTGGCCGCCATCACCGGCGACATGACGCAGTCATCGGACATCGCCAGGGCGCTGGACCGCACCGAGGCCAAGCTGGGCCCCATCCACTGCGCGATCGCCAATGTGGGAATCGGCCGCGCGCCACTGGGCATCGAGGTCGGCGATGACGACTGGAACGCCGACATCGCGCAGAATCTGACGGGCTCGATGTTTCTCGCCCGCGACGCCATCAAGCGCATGCTCAAGCGCCCCGCCGACGCGCGGGACGGGGCGAATGTCATCATGATCTCGTCCATCGCCGGCGTCGACGCCATGGGCACGGCCATCCCCTACGCGGCCACCAAGGCCGCGATCAATCACGCCGCCACCGCCATGGCCAAACTGGTCGGCAAGGATGGCATCCGCGTCAACGCCATCGCCCCGGGCAACATCCTGTTCCCCGGCGGCAGCTGGGAGAAGATCACCGCCTCGCGTCCCGACGCGTGGCAGCGCTGGATCGACCGGGAAGTGGCCCTGAAGCGTTTCGGCAAGGTCGAGGAAATCGCCGACGCGGCCCTGTGGCTGGCATCGGATCGCGCAAGTTTCGTCACCGGCGCCACCATCGTCGTGGATGGCGGCCAGGTACGCTGAACCCCACCAATCGAAGGGAGAGAACACATGGAAGCCTATATCGTGGCAGCGGCCCGCACCGCGGGCGGACGGCGCGACGGACGGCTGCGCGGCTGGCATCCGGCGGCGCTGGCCGGCCAGGTGCTCGACGAGCTGATGGCGCGCACCGGCGCCGACCCGGCGCTGATCGACGACGTGATCATGGGCTGCGTCAGCCAGGCGGGCGAACAGAGCGTGAATGTCGCGCGCAACGCCGTGCTGTCGTCGAAACTGCCCGAGAGCGTGCCGGCGACCAGCATCGACCGGCAATGCGGTTCGTCGCAGCAGGCGCTGCACTTCGCCGCGCAGGCGGTGATGTCGGGCACCATGGACTGTGTCATCGCCAGCGGCGTCGAAAGCATGACGCGCGTGCCCATGGGCCTCGCCGCCTCGCTGGCGGCCAAGAACGGCTTCGGCTCGCCCTACAGCCCAGCCATGGCCGAACGCTATCCCAACATCCAGTTCAGTCAGTTCACCGGCGCCGAGATGATGGCCCGGAAATACGACCTGAGCCGCGAGCAGCTGGATGCCTTCGCCTATGACAGCCACCGCAAGGCCATCGCCGCCACCAAGGGCGGCCTGTTCGAGCAGGAAATCCTGCCCGTCGAGGTGGAAATGCCCGACGGGGTCAGGCAGATGCACGTCACCGACGAAGGCATCCGTTTCGAGGCGACGCTGGAGAGCATCTCGCAAGTGAAGCTGCTGGCGGAAGGCGGTCGGCTCACGGCGGCCAGCTCCAGCCAGATCTGCGACGGCGCGTCCGGCGTCATGGTGGTCAACGAACGGGGTCTCAAGGCGCTGGGCGTCGAGCCCATGGCGCGGGTCCATCATCTGACCGTCACCGGCAGCGATCCCGTGATCATGCTGGAGACGCCGATTCCGGCGACCAAGCTGGCGCTGAAGCGCGCGGGCATGTCCGTCGAGGACATCGACCTGTTCGAGGTGAACGAGGCCTTCGCCTCGGTGCCCTTGGCATGGCTCAAGGAAACCGGCGCCGATCCGGACCGGCTGAACGTCAATGGCGGCGCCATCGCGCTCGGCCATCCGCTCGGCGCCTCGGGCACCAAGCTCATGACCACCCTGCTCTATGCGCTGAAGAACCGTGGCAAGCGCTGGGGTCTGCAGACCATGTGCGAGGGCGGCGGGCTGGCCAACGTCACGATCATCGAGCGGCTCTGACCGGCCAGGAACGGAAAGGGCCGCGCCTTTTGGCGCGGCCCTTCTCAATTCGGCCCGTGATGCGGGCGAAAGCCGATTACTTCTTGCCGGATTCGCGGCTGATCAGGTTCTGCCAGCTGTGCATCGAGATCAGGTGGCAATAGATCACCGGCAGCGCGCCGCCCTGGCGCAGTTCGTTGAACGCCGCATCGGACAGGGCGTTGAACTTCTTCTCGTCGACCAGCTTGAAGCCGGTCAGCGAGACCTTCTCGCCGCTGTCGAGAGTGAAGGTGCCGCGATTGCTGGTGAACAGGTCATGCTTGACCAGCAGCTTGGCGATGTCGTCGGTCTTGCGGTGTTCCTGCTCGTAGGCGGTGCAGAACTTCAGCGCGTTGTTGGTGACTTCGGTGCGCTTGCCGTCATTGAAGAACGGGTTGTCGCGGTTCTCGCTGATACGGTCAGACGTACGGTCAATGCACAGGGTCAGCGTCTTGCCATTGGCGTTCTTCATGAACACGAACGGATAGCGGCGCGCATAGGCCGGCGCGTAGACGCCCTTCGCCCAGGTGCCGTCCTTCTCGACGAACAGGTTCGAGCCCTGGCGCAGCCCCACAACCGCGACCGGGAAAGGATTCTCGGTATCCGTGAACACGATCGGGTAATGCCGGACCGCATGCGGCATTTCCGCGGCATTGATCGGCAGGGAATTGGCCTTGCGGGCGAATTCGAACGTCGCTTCCGGACGGAGGCTGAGGTTCTTGTGCTTGTCGGCGCGAAGGACCTCGGGCTTCTTGTAGAAAAGCGGCAAGGTCGGCGTGGTCCCCTTGGTCTGCGCAGCAGTCGCGGTCGGCATATTGGCCTTCTCTCATAGGTAAAGTGGCATTGACTGAGTCGGGCAGTCTATGGCTCGCGGCTGAAAAGTAAATCGGAGAATCCCCCGCGCCGCGCCCGTGATACGGGATGAAGAGCACAAACCGCACTCTGTCGTGTCATCCCGACTGCACTATGAACTTCGAGGGACAGGTCGGCCGCTCCCCCTCGTCATTCAGTCGCGCGTCATCGAGCGGGGCATGCGGACGAAGAACATCAGGACGATGGCGAGCAGCGCCGAGATCATCAGCCAGTGAAAGGCGTTCAGGAAGCTGATCATCATGGCCTGACGGGTGACTTCCGCGTTCATGAGCTGCAGGCTGGCAGGGTCGGCCAGCGAGGGCATGCCGGCGAGGCGCCAGATCTCGTGGAACGGCGACACGAACTGGGTCAGTTCGGCATGGTTGATCTGGGTGTGCTGCGCCAGCAGCGCCACGGCGATCGACAGGCCCGCCGACGTGCCCATGGCCCGCATCAGGTTGAACATGGTCGCCGCCTCCACGTGCAGGTGCCGCGGCAGGCTGGCGAAGGCAATGGTGTTGAGCTGGACGAAGACCAGGCCAAGGCCCAGCCCCTGGATGAACGCCGAGCGGACGATGTCCCATTGCGAGATGTCCGTGGACAGGCGCGACAGATCCCACAGACCGATCGCCGTGAGGCTCAGACCGGTGATCACCAGATAGCGCACGTCGATCTTGTTCATCATCCGGGCGGAAAGCACCATGCCCAGCATGGTGCCCACCCCGCGCGGCGCCAGCAGATACCCCACCACCAGCACCGGATAGCCCATCACGTTCTGCAGCATGGGCGGCTGCAAGGCGACCGTGATCATCATGTTGCCGCTGACCATCACGAACAGGAGCGAGCCGGTGACGAAATTGCGGTCGAGGAACAACGCCCGGCTGACGAACGGCTTGCGGGCGGTGACCGTCTGGACGACGAACATGTAGAAAGCCAGCGCGGCAATGCCGGCATAGAGCATGATCTCGGTGGAATCGAACCAATGCTTGGTTTCCCCCCGGTCCAGCATCAGCTGGAACGCGGCGATGGCGATGATCAGCGTGGCGAAGCCGAACCGGTCGAAATAGGTATCGCCACTGGAGCGATATTCGTCGAGGAAGGCCCAGACGCCCGCCATGGCAACGAGGCCGAGCGGCAGGTTGATGAAGAACACCCAGCGCCAGTTGGAGATCTCGGTGATGTAGCCGCCCAGCGTGGGTCCGAGAATCGGACCGAGCATCATGCCCACACCGATGATCGCCATGGCCTTGGCGAAATATTCCCGGGGATAGAGACGCATCATCACCGCCTGCGCCAGCGGCAGCAACGCGGCGCTCGACAGCCCCTGAAAGGTGCGATAGGCGACCATCTCCTCGAGCGTGCTGGCGATGCCGCACAGCACCGAGGTGATGGTGAAGCCCAGCAGCGACAGCATCAGCACGCGTTTCTGCCCGAAACGGCTGGCCAGCCACCCCATCAAGGGGGTGCCGACGGCCGATGCCACGATATAGCTGGTGAGCACCCAGGCGATCTGGTCGATGGTCGCCGCCAGCGAGCCCTGCATATGGGGCAGCGCCACATTGGCGATGGTCATGTCGATGGACTGCATGGTGGCGCCCACCATGATCGCCGCCACCGCCATCTTGTCCCGCAGGCTGAGGCGAAACGGCTCTCCCGGCGCGGCCGCGGCCGCGGCCGGCGCGGCGGCCGGTGCGCCGATTGCCTCGCTCACCGGTTTGCGACCGTGCTGAAGGGCAAGCCGCGCTCGCGCTCGGTATCGATGGACACGTGCACGCTCATGCCCGCCCGCAGCGGCACCGCGCGTTCACCGTCGGCCAGTTCCAGCCTGACGGGCACACGCTGGGTGATCTTGACCCAATTGCCCGTGGCGTTCTGGGGCGGCAGGACGGAATATTCCGAGCCGGCGGCCGGCGAGATGCCGGAGACCACCGCCGCGAGTTTCACGTCGGGATAGGTATCGACAACCAGGGTCGCCTTCTGCCCGGCGCGAATCTGGGAGAGATCGGTTTCCTTGAGGTTGGCCTCGACCCAGATCGAGTCGGTCGCCATCAGCGCGAAGATCGGCTGCCCGGCCGTCACGTACTCGCCCGGCTGCAACCCGGTCTTGGCGACGATGCCGTTGACCCGGGTCCGCACGGTCGTATTGCGCAGATTGCGCCGCGCTTCCTCCAGCTTGGCGCGGGCGCGCACGACGGTCGGATGCTGCTCTGCCTCGAGCGCGCCGCCCAGTTCGGCCACCGTGGTCTCGATATCCTTGCGGGCGGTCGCGAGGCGATTGGTGGCCGCGACCATCCGGTGCTGCACTTCCTCGTATTTCGCCTTGGAGATGGTGTTGCTGCGGGACAGCCGCTCGTACCGATCGAATTCCCGGGTCTGGTATTCGAGGTCGGACGAGGCCGCCGCCAGTTCCGAGCGCTTCATCGCCAGCGTCGCCTTCTTGGACGACACGCCCAGACGCGTTTCCGCCAGTTCGGCCTCGGCCTCTGCCACGGCGATGGCGAATGGTTCGGGATCGATCTGGAACAGGACGTCGCCGGCCTTCACCGCCTGGTTCTCGCGCACCATGATGGTTGCGATCTCGCCGCTGACATTGGCCGCGACCGACACCATCCCCGCCCGCACATAGGCATTGTCCGTCGTCACGTAACGGCCTCCCGTGGCGTACATGTACACCGCCACGGCCAGCGCGACGACGGGCCCGGCCACCAGCAGCGCTGTCCGCACGGTACGCCGGCGCCTCTCCTGCTGCGCCACTATCGTGTCTCCCCGGTTTTCCGTCATTCGTGCTTATTATTCTTCGAGGTCGTCACGTTACCGCAATTTTTCCGTCGCCAAAGCTGCTTTTTTGGTAGAGCCCCCATTTCCCGCCCGGATAGGGCAGGACGCAAAAAAAGAGCGGCTCAAGCCGCCCTTTTCCCATCCACGATGGGCCTGATCAGCCCTTGCGCGCTTTCGCGAGATTGGTCTCGGCGAACGACCAGTCGAGAAGCTTGTCCACGACGGTCTCCAGATAATCCGGCCGCAGGTTTTGATAGTCGAGATAATAGGCGTGCTCCCAGACATCGATGCCGAGGAGCGCGGTCTGATCTTTCTCGACCAACGGCGTTTCGGCGTTGGAGCTCGTCGTCACCTTGAGGTCGCCGCCGGCGAGAACGAGCCAGACATATCCGCTGCCGAACTGCCCCTTGCCCTTCTCGATGAAACTCTTGCGGAAGTCGCCATAGGAGCCAAAGGTGGCGCCGATCAGCCCTCCCAGTTCGCCGCCCGGTTCACCACCGGCGCCCGGCCGCATGGAATGCCAGTAGAAGGTGTGATTCCACACCTGGGCCGACTGATTGAACAGCCCTTTCTTTTCGGCGTCGCCATGAGCTTCGCGGATGATCGTCTCGAGGTCCGCGGACTCCAGGGGAGTCCCCTTGATCAGATCATTGGTCTTCTCGACATAGGCGTTGTGGTGCTTCAGATGGTGAATGCGCAATGTCCGCTCGGAAATGTGCGGCTCGAGGGCATCGTATCCATAGGGAAGGTCGGGCAGTTTAATCACAGTTCACTCCTTTGCGAGGCGCGGTGGCGCCTCTTGCATAGTCTCGCGCAATGGTGAAAATTCCTCGACAACACTAAGCCGGAAACCAACACCGGAAATTTGCGTTCGACTTACCAACGCGGAGAGACAAACGGGGTTCCTTCTGCGCGCGGCACGGCATCGAAAGCTTTTGTTTTCGGTTCATTCCGCATTCAGCACGACAGACGCAATCTACTGCCATGGAACACTCCGGTTGCGACCCACGTCCACCAGAATGTCCGCTAACAATCCGCATTAGGGAGTTGACCGATGCGTAGGACTCTTACTGCAACCTTGAGAACCGCACTGATCTCGAGCACGGCCTGCGCCATGCTGATCAGCGCGCCCGCCGCCTTCGCCCAGCGGGGCGGCAATGATGACGACGATCCGCGCGCCCAACGTCAGGAACAGCGTCAGGAACGACGCCAGGAACGGCAGGAACAGCGCATGGAGCGCCGGCAGGAGCAGCAGCAGCGCGCCATGCCCCAACAGGAACGCGCCCGTCCGCAGGCCGAGGAGCGCCGGGAACGCCCGCGCCCGCAGATGGAACAGCGTGCCATGCCCCAGCGCGAGGATCCGCGCGCCGGTATCCGCGACAGGGCGGAGGCGGCCCGCGAGAGCCGCGAAGAACGGCGCGCGGAGCGCCAACGCGACAACGACCAGTCGCCGACGCGGATCAACCCCATGCAGCAGACGCCGCAGCAGCGGGATGCCGCCCGGGAATGGCAGAACCAGCGGAACGACCGCCAGGAGAACCGCGCCAACATCCGTGAGGAACGCCGCGAGGACCGCGCCGAAAGGATTGACGACCGGCGTGATGATCGCAACCGGGCGATCAACGAGCGCCGTGACGACCGGATCGATCGCCGTGATGACAGGCGTGACGCGCAGCAGGAACGCCGCGAGGACCGCGCGGAACGTCGGGACGATCGGCGCGACTGGCGGGACGATCGCCGCGATGCGCGCCAGGATTGGCGGCAGGACCGCTGGCGCAACGACCGCAACGACTGGCGCCACGACCGCCGCAACTGGGAACGCCGCTGGGCCGAACGCAATCGCCGCGAACGCGGTTGGGTGTGGGACCGCGCGCCGCGCCGCAGCTATGCCTGGTATCGTCCGGGTTTCAGCATCGGCTATCTGCCGAGGGGCTACCGTTCGCTCCGCGTCGGCCCGCGTGATTACTATTACTACGAGGGCCTGTACTATTCGCGCGGCTCGAGCGGCTACGTGGTCGTGAACGCCCCGTACGGCGCCTTCGTGCCAGACCTGCCGGTCGGGTTCAGCACGCTCTATTACAGCGGCCGAGAGTACTATTACTACTACGGCACCTACTATGTGTGGGACCCGCGTTACCGGCAGTACGTGGTCGTGGAACCGCCGATGGGCGTTGCCGTGAGCTATCTGCCCGATGGCTATGACACGGAATATCGCGACGGCTTCATGTACTACCGCTACGGCAATACCTACTACCGGCCCGATTATCGGGACGACGGTTCGGAAGTGTTCATCAGCGTCCGCTTCTGATCCTGCCCCATGCGTCTGGGATGGCCCGGCTGGCGACAGCCGGGCCATTTCGTTTCACGGGTCAGTACGCATTCTTCTGAAAGAGAAACACGCCCGCGGTACGCAGGAGAATCTGCAGGTCGAGCCATAGCGACCAGTTGTCCACATAGGCCAGATCGTATCGCAGGCGCCTTTCCATATCCTGCAGCGTCCGCGTTTCGCCTCTGGC harbors:
- a CDS encoding protein kinase — protein: MAAKGMEGTSIGRYLVDGLIGEGAMADVYKAYDPEIDRTVAIKVLKDELCIDEDYMNRFLREARAAGAISHPNIVTIFDVGRAGRKPYITMEFLEEQTLSDLLDKNEKIPLKRVVSIGIQLAQALDYAHRLGIVHRDIKPANILFMRNSETIKVADFGIARRDGADEMGKTHAGTVMGTPRYMSPEQAMGDNVDGRSDLFSVGVILYELFTGAKAFNASTMTSLLLQITQQDPEPIRKTAPDLPVGLQRIVTKLLSKKPEKRYQTGAELAEALSRELGVLLEQEQEAAANKYVPLKVKWAAGMGAIIGGVMLAAMFTVFHFLSDAIQAQELDAGSSLAKFISTESAIPVLSEDWIRLETFVQDASERDTFKYLIVADHTGTIRAATDTSLAGKPYVRPANIEVLKLAPDVESSSIDLPDGSSVLNFDTPIMFQNKEVGRIYLGLSKDGMDQVMNIAKGLMAALGVVTVLAVVIMLYVFGGLLARPMKRLRQGMLAVAAGDLDQRISETRRDEIGELFAAFNKMSEALHNIVAAAVAAETPAKGPDLRPIPAMWRDEDMPAPDGDLTMVSNGPAVRPNIDATLISPAGAAPVIDRNNPFLENDPFNENEPVHENDPFAEEPDDSSPDVKVPRKG
- a CDS encoding GNAT family N-acetyltransferase, whose translation is MPDMIARLYDLPELEPVLRGMTARDIDIRPALALEKAGVLAWVAAVFPGWLGEAEAAFSRLPVACHIAVKDREVLGFACYDTTCRNFFGPMGVGDSSRDGGIGRALLLSVLHAQRAQGYAYAIIGGVGPADFYARTVGAAVIPGSEHGILAPVFAGRSVPPPKDAE
- a CDS encoding SDR family NAD(P)-dependent oxidoreductase, encoding MELGLKDKVVFIAGASRGIGRAMAEAFAREGARVAITGRTEDSLEEARAALSANIGKDSVAAITGDMTQSSDIARALDRTEAKLGPIHCAIANVGIGRAPLGIEVGDDDWNADIAQNLTGSMFLARDAIKRMLKRPADARDGANVIMISSIAGVDAMGTAIPYAATKAAINHAATAMAKLVGKDGIRVNAIAPGNILFPGGSWEKITASRPDAWQRWIDREVALKRFGKVEEIADAALWLASDRASFVTGATIVVDGGQVR
- a CDS encoding acetyl-CoA C-acetyltransferase, whose amino-acid sequence is MEAYIVAAARTAGGRRDGRLRGWHPAALAGQVLDELMARTGADPALIDDVIMGCVSQAGEQSVNVARNAVLSSKLPESVPATSIDRQCGSSQQALHFAAQAVMSGTMDCVIASGVESMTRVPMGLAASLAAKNGFGSPYSPAMAERYPNIQFSQFTGAEMMARKYDLSREQLDAFAYDSHRKAIAATKGGLFEQEILPVEVEMPDGVRQMHVTDEGIRFEATLESISQVKLLAEGGRLTAASSSQICDGASGVMVVNERGLKALGVEPMARVHHLTVTGSDPVIMLETPIPATKLALKRAGMSVEDIDLFEVNEAFASVPLAWLKETGADPDRLNVNGGAIALGHPLGASGTKLMTTLLYALKNRGKRWGLQTMCEGGGLANVTIIERL
- a CDS encoding SapC family protein: MPTATAAQTKGTTPTLPLFYKKPEVLRADKHKNLSLRPEATFEFARKANSLPINAAEMPHAVRHYPIVFTDTENPFPVAVVGLRQGSNLFVEKDGTWAKGVYAPAYARRYPFVFMKNANGKTLTLCIDRTSDRISENRDNPFFNDGKRTEVTNNALKFCTAYEQEHRKTDDIAKLLVKHDLFTSNRGTFTLDSGEKVSLTGFKLVDEKKFNALSDAAFNELRQGGALPVIYCHLISMHSWQNLISRESGKK
- a CDS encoding DHA2 family efflux MFS transporter permease subunit; this translates as MSEAIGAPAAAPAAAAAAPGEPFRLSLRDKMAVAAIMVGATMQSIDMTIANVALPHMQGSLAATIDQIAWVLTSYIVASAVGTPLMGWLASRFGQKRVLMLSLLGFTITSVLCGIASTLEEMVAYRTFQGLSSAALLPLAQAVMMRLYPREYFAKAMAIIGVGMMLGPILGPTLGGYITEISNWRWVFFINLPLGLVAMAGVWAFLDEYRSSGDTYFDRFGFATLIIAIAAFQLMLDRGETKHWFDSTEIMLYAGIAALAFYMFVVQTVTARKPFVSRALFLDRNFVTGSLLFVMVSGNMMITVALQPPMLQNVMGYPVLVVGYLLAPRGVGTMLGMVLSARMMNKIDVRYLVITGLSLTAIGLWDLSRLSTDISQWDIVRSAFIQGLGLGLVFVQLNTIAFASLPRHLHVEAATMFNLMRAMGTSAGLSIAVALLAQHTQINHAELTQFVSPFHEIWRLAGMPSLADPASLQLMNAEVTRQAMMISFLNAFHWLMISALLAIVLMFFVRMPRSMTRD
- a CDS encoding HlyD family secretion protein; the encoded protein is MAQQERRRRTVRTALLVAGPVVALAVAVYMYATGGRYVTTDNAYVRAGMVSVAANVSGEIATIMVRENQAVKAGDVLFQIDPEPFAIAVAEAEAELAETRLGVSSKKATLAMKRSELAAASSDLEYQTREFDRYERLSRSNTISKAKYEEVQHRMVAATNRLATARKDIETTVAELGGALEAEQHPTVVRARAKLEEARRNLRNTTVRTRVNGIVAKTGLQPGEYVTAGQPIFALMATDSIWVEANLKETDLSQIRAGQKATLVVDTYPDVKLAAVVSGISPAAGSEYSVLPPQNATGNWVKITQRVPVRLELADGERAVPLRAGMSVHVSIDTERERGLPFSTVANR
- a CDS encoding superoxide dismutase gives rise to the protein MIKLPDLPYGYDALEPHISERTLRIHHLKHHNAYVEKTNDLIKGTPLESADLETIIREAHGDAEKKGLFNQSAQVWNHTFYWHSMRPGAGGEPGGELGGLIGATFGSYGDFRKSFIEKGKGQFGSGYVWLVLAGGDLKVTTSSNAETPLVEKDQTALLGIDVWEHAYYLDYQNLRPDYLETVVDKLLDWSFAETNLAKARKG
- a CDS encoding DUF6515 family protein, with translation MRRTLTATLRTALISSTACAMLISAPAAFAQRGGNDDDDPRAQRQEQRQERRQERQEQRMERRQEQQQRAMPQQERARPQAEERRERPRPQMEQRAMPQREDPRAGIRDRAEAARESREERRAERQRDNDQSPTRINPMQQTPQQRDAAREWQNQRNDRQENRANIREERREDRAERIDDRRDDRNRAINERRDDRIDRRDDRRDAQQERREDRAERRDDRRDWRDDRRDARQDWRQDRWRNDRNDWRHDRRNWERRWAERNRRERGWVWDRAPRRSYAWYRPGFSIGYLPRGYRSLRVGPRDYYYYEGLYYSRGSSGYVVVNAPYGAFVPDLPVGFSTLYYSGREYYYYYGTYYVWDPRYRQYVVVEPPMGVAVSYLPDGYDTEYRDGFMYYRYGNTYYRPDYRDDGSEVFISVRF